The genomic interval GTCATTGATGATGTTTTAGGCATTATCGTTCTCGCAGTTGTGGCAGGGCTGGCACGGGATGGACAGGTCGTAGTCAGCGATGTTGTCTACTTAGTGATTAGTGCAGCGGCGTTTTTCATTGGGGCTATTTGGATTGGTCGGTTACTGAATCCCCTTTTCGTGCAGTTGGTCAATCACATGCGAACGAGGGGTCAGGTATTGCTATCAGCATTGTTTTTCGCGCTTATTCTTTCCTACATTTCAGCAACGATTCATTTAGAGGCAATCTTGGGGGCTTTTGCAGCAGGGTTGGTTCTAGCGGAAACAGAAAAACGGGAAGAATTGCAGCGGCAGGTGGCACCTGTTGCCGATGTACTGATGCCTGTCTTTTTCGTGATTGTGGGTGCACGGACAGATATTAGTGTATTAAATCCGTTTGTGCCAGAGAATCGGGAAGGACTGATTATGGCTTCTTTCCTAATTGTGGTTGCGATCGTTGGTAAAGTCCTCACCGGGCTTGGTGTATTTGGTCAACCAGGGATTAATCGGTTGGCGATCGGGGTAGGGATGGTTCCAAGAGGGGAGGTAGGTCTGGTGTTTGCGGCGATCGGAGCTGCAACTGGGGCTCTGAGTGATGCCTTGAATGCGGCTATTATTGTCATGGTCATTTTGACTACCTTTCTGGCTCCACCTCTGCTCCGTTGGGCGTTTTCACTTTCAGAAGAGTCTGCCACAACCGATCCTGCCAGCTTAAGCGGCAATATTTCTGAACCCGTTTTGGTCGAATCAGAGCGACTACAGTCGGAGTTAGTCAAGCCAGAAATTCAATAGCTCAGGAACTACGCATCTTGACCAGAACCTTGGAAGTTTCAGCCACTCCAGTGGTGATAGCGCTTCATTCTTAGTGAAAAACTCCAGGGTTTGCGTAAGTCCTGCAATAAAATCGATTTCTTTAAGGGATTTAGAAAGCTGAGGAAATTTCTCAGCTTTTTTTGATTCAAACTGGAACTCTTCGAGTAACGTATTTAGGTGCTTAATTCAGAAATTATGTAGCCTCTCTATTTCGTATTCAGAAATAAACCCTTCCTTAATTAGAAATACGCAGCCTCCACACGTAGCGTCTTTCTGAAGAATAAAAAATTTTCACCTCTACATGTAGCGCATTCTTTAAATTTAGTCTAAACTCCAAGCTTGGGAAAGATCCATCGTGAAATTTTCCACTCCATTGTTGTTGATTGATGGCGTATGCGTTGTTTTGTAAAAAAAACTGCGCTTATCGCTCAAGTGTGCAGAATGAATGAGCATCGTCTGGCAACCCTGATTTTGCCGGGATAATCACACAAATACAAACCTCCAAAAACTTCGCCCCTGAGTTGTTTTGAACGCTTCCTCACCCATCGACAAACCTGTAACGTTATTACGTCTACCTGAGTTGACCCTTTTCACTCTGGCTCTTGTCATGGTGTGGGAAGTTAGCGCTTTTGCCCAATCTCCGCCCCCTGACCCAGCCCAGTTTTATCAAGACTATCAACCCATTGCTGCCCCTGCTTCAACCCCCACTCCCCACCCTCCACCCTCCACCCCCGACCCCGACCCCCAATCTCCAACCCCTAATCTTCAACCCCAACCCTGACCCCCAACCCCCAACCCCAACCCTCAGCCCCCAACCCAGGCCTCCACTCCCTCTTCCTTTACTGACCCTATTTGGGTTGTTCCAGAGAAGCCTGTCACCTCTGACAAAGTGACGGTTCCTGATGCTTCTACAATTCCCGCCCCACCCCCCCAAAAACCTGCAACGCCTGATAAGCCAGTTGGTTCGGGTCTAGTGGTGACTGCAACAGATGTTCAAATTGTGGGAGCTGATCCGGAGTTGCAGCAGGTCATCCGGAACACGATTAAAACGCAACCCGGTGGGCAAACCAGCAAAAGCCAACTGGATCAGGACGTGGCAGAAATTCTGGATACCGGGTTGTTTGCCAATGCCAGTGTCAGCAGTCGCCCAGATGCAAATGGGTTGAATGTGGTATTCACAGTTGAACCGATCGTCGTCCGAGAAGTGCGGCTTTCTGGTGCCCAGGCTTTGACTCAACCCGTTGCGGAGGATTTATTTAAGCCCCAATTGGGGGCGACGGTTAGCCCCAGCGAACTCACGCAGGCAGTCCAGCGGATTAACCAATGGTATGCCCAAAGCGGCTATACATTGGCGCGAGTAATTACCCTGGAACCGACCCGCGAAGGAGTGGTGATCATTACGGTGGCAGAGGGATTGGTCGGCGATGTGCAGATTCGCTTTGTCAACAAGCAGGGCAAGCCTGTGGATGAGAAAGGGCAACCAGTGACCCATCGGACTCAGGAGGGCTTTGTTCGCGACAATATCAAGCTTCAGCCGGGGCAGATCTTTCGGGAAGACGTTGTGCGGCAAGACTTGCGGCGGGTTAAGTAGCCTGGGGATCTTTCAAAGCGTGAATGTTAGCTTTGAGGGGGATGCTCGCCGCACCACTGTAATTTATAACGTAGCGGAGGGTAAATCACGAGGCTTTAATTTCGGTGCGGGATATAACGATGATGTTGGCATTTTTGGCACCATTAGCTATCAGGACAGTAACTTTGCAGGACTGGCACAAAAGCTCAATGCCAGTGTGATTGTGGGAACCCGTGATGTCCAGTTCGACGGACGTTTTGTCAGCCCCTACCGAGATATTTATCCAAATACACCAGGATACAGTTTTAATTTCTTCCGCCGTCAGGGATTTTCTCGTGTTTTTGATGTTGGAGATTAAATTGCCCAATGGTAGCCGAGTGCGGGAACGGCGGGTTGGGGGTGGAGCGGACTTGAGTTATCCTCTCAATCCAGAGTGGATGGGCACTTTGGGGGTGAACTATACCAACATCAGCATGCGCGATCGCAAGGGCAATGTGTTTGCGGTCGATCGGGAGGGCAACCCGTTGACCCTCAGTGGCACCGGAATTGATGACCTGACAACCGTTTCCTTTGCGGCAACCCGTGACCAGCGAGACAATCCGGTTAATCCCGGCAATGGTTCTTTCATCACGCTTAAAACCGAGCAATCTATTCCCATTGGGCGGGGAGAAATTTTGGGGAATCGCCTGGAGGCGAACTATGCCCAGTACATTCCTACGGATTTAATTAAAGGCTTGAAGGGGGATCAGCCCCAGGTGTTTGCGTTCAATGTCCAGGCTGGAACAGTGCTGGGGGATTTACCGCCCTACAATGCATTTGTGTTGGGTGGAACCGACTCTGTGCGGGGGTATGACTTCGGTGAAGTGGGTCTAAGCCGTAGCTATGTGCTGGCATCAGCGGAATACCGCTTTCCGATTTACCGCTTTATTGGTGGGGTCGTGTTTGTTGATGCGGCAACTGACCTGGGTAGCCAGGATGGGGTGCCCGGAGAACCAGGAATTAAACGCGATCGTCCCGGTAGTGGGTTTGGGACTGGCTTGGGCTTGCGCATCACTTCGCCGATCGGCATTATTCGTGCCGACTTTGGCATCAACAATGGCGGCGATACCCAGTTTCACTTTGGGTTTGGGCAGAAGTTCTAAAGAAATAGCAGGCGTTATGAATTATGAGTTATGAATTATGGGTTGGAAATTATGAGTTATGAGTTAAACAAGGAGTTTACTCAAAATTCAAAATTCAAAATTCAAAACTTAGAACTGGTATGGATACGCTGATTGGAACAAGCCTCCAGGGAGGAAAATACACCCTGGATGAGGAGCTGGGTCGGGGGGGATTTGGGATTACCTTCAAGGCAACCCATCATTTTCTGGGACATGTTGTTGTCATCAAAACCTTGAATGAGGGATTGCGAAAAGACCCGAACTATTACGACTTTCAGCGGAAGTTTCAGGATGAAGCTCGTCGGCTAGCGTTATGCAACCACCCCAATATTGTTCGGATTAGTGATTATTTTGTGGAAGCAGACCGGGCATACATGGTCATGGACTACATTCCCGGTCCAACGCTGGAAGAGGTGGTTTTTCCCAATCATCCTTTGCCAGAGGCGATCGCTGTTCTCTACATGCGGCAAATTGCCAGTGCCCTCAAGGTTGTGCATCAAAACGGCTTACTGCACCGGGATATCAAACCACAGAACATTATCCTGCGGCACGGAACCGATCAGGTGGTACTGATCGACTTTGGCATTGCCAGGGAATTTAAGCCCGGTTCCATGCAGACGCATACCAATCTCATTTCCACAGGCTATGCACCGATCGAGCAATACATGGCAAGGGAAAAACGCACCCCAGCAACGGATGTTTACGGACTTGCGGCGACCCTCTACAGCTTGCTGACCGCCCAGGTACCCGTCGCGTCGATTCTGCGCGATCGCCAACCCATGCCTGCGCCACGGGATCTGGTGCCCAGTTTAAGTGCGGCTGTCAATCAGGCAGTTCTGCGGGGAATGGCAATCGAAGTCCGTCACCGTCCTGCCAGTATTGATGAATGGCTGTCCCTTTTGCCAGGGAATTCTGCCCCGGTATCCGTCACCCGTCCCCCCGATTCTGCCCCAGCATCCCTCCCCAACCGAACTGGGGCAACGGTTCCCCTGATTCCCCGGCATCCAACCCCCCAGCAAACTGAACCAATCATTCAGCCCGGTTCTGGGGCAATTCAGGGGCGATCGCCCGTCATCCCTGCTCCCCGTTCCAGCCGATTCGGTCCGCTCTCAATTCTAGTGGGACTATCCGCATTAACCCTGGTGGGTGTAACTGCCACCGCTTTATTCTTCAAGGGGGGGCAGGAACAGCAACCCATCGTTGAGCAGACCAACCCTGCGCCTTCTCCATCCAGCATTACCGAATCGCCAAAACCTGCTCCCATCAAACCTTCGCCCTCCCCCAGCCCCTCCCCGCAAGCCAGCCAGCCGACCGAAGAACCCACCCCACCGCCTGACGAAAAACCCGCGCAACCGAAACCCGAAGACGGTTCCCAGAGTACCCAACCCATTCGGGGATTTCCCACAGGTTCCTCTGAAGGTGAAATTAAAGCGACTTTAGGAGAACCCACCAGCACCAACAATGGCGTTTGGGATAATACGCGCACAGCTCTCTATGAGCAGAGTCCCAACGTGACCTTAGGTTATATCTACGATCGTGCCACTAGCAAAGTCCGACAAACCGAAGCCTCCTTTGCTCCATCCGTAGATTCTCTCCAAATGCAAGTTGCCCTCAATGGCATGATGGGAAGCCAGGCTCCTGCAAACGTCTTAGATGGATTAAAGAAAGTCGCCCGCCGTCAGCAAAACGAATACACGTTTTCCACCGGCAACCTCAAGGGAATCATTCAACGAAATGCTCAAGACCGCATCTATGTCGCAGTTTGGGATGCGGATTTGCACGATTGAAGCGAACAGTGAAAAGTAAAGAGTGAAGAGTGAAGAGTGAGGAGTGGTCAAATTGATAACTGGCGACTGATATCTGCCACCTGCCACCTACCACCTATTTGGTTGTCGAAACCTCAATGGTTGAAGCGGTGCTGCTGTGGAAATTGCTTTTGGGTTCAAACGCCCAGGAAATTAAGTGCTGCGACCATCAGGAATCCAACCAGTGCGATCGCGGATTGGAAGAAGAGGGGGAATTCAGTATGCCGTTCCATAAAAGCCTCCGGTTTTAGTTGGCAACTCATGAATGGAGACGTTGAACGTGATCCTTTGGGTTCCTATATCTTTAATCATCTAGGACTTACCCTGTTCCGGAAGTGATTGACACCTGAGAAAACGGTGAGTCTCATCGCTTTTCCGTGTGACGCTCGTTCTAGATAGGAGTGACTTGTCCCAGGAAGAGAGATGATCAACATCACTCTCTTCTGATCCTCAGTTTGCCTAATTAACTATATTGATGAACCGGGAAGATCTCGGGAAAAAATTTCTGCTTCAATATTGATTTCCGCAAGAATGCGGAGGTTTGAATCAGAATAAAGGCAAGAAATAGGAGAAGATTTTTTGAGAGTGCGAGAAATTGGCGAACAGGAATTGCTGAAGCGATTACAGTCCTTCTGCCCCACGGAATTGATTGGAGATGATGCGGCGGTGTTAACGACCACAGCAGGGCGATCGCTCGTTGCTGACCTCCGATATGTTAGTGGACGGGGTACACTTCAGCGATCGCACAACTACCCCCGAAGATGCCGGTTGGCGGGCAGCGGCAGCCAACCTCTCGGATCTGGCAGCAATGGGGGCAACCCCCCTGGGACTCACAGTTGCCTTGGGTGTGCCAGGAGAAGTCACCGTTGACTGGGTAGAACGGCTCTACCAGGGATTGACAGCCTGTTTGCAGCAGTATCAGACGCCCATCGTCGGCGGAGATGTGTGTCGATCTCCGATTCGCACGATCGCCATCACGGCTTTTGGGGAGGCTGCCCCCCATCAGATTATGCGGCGCTCTACAGCCCAACCGGGAGACGCAATTTTAGTCACCGGATTTCATGGTGCCTCCAGAGCCGGACTAGAACTCCTGCTCCATCCTGAACGCGGACAATCCCTCAATTCTGGCGATCGTGC from Kovacikia minuta CCNUW1 carries:
- a CDS encoding cation:proton antiporter, with amino-acid sequence MNLETFTLFNFWSSPLLATTAEAESSSLILAGVLLSLAVIYLASKAGGELCARINLPPVLGELVFGVMVGVSVLHLLMFAEAGEDGSHSLIMNLLQATSPMGSTTFSHVFEAQSEVLSVLAEIGVVVLLFEIGLESDLKELLKVGIQSTVVAVIGVITPFVLGTTGLMLLFGTPAIPAIFAGAALTATSIGITAKVLAEMQRLNTREGQIIVGAAVIDDVLGIIVLAVVAGLARDGQVVVSDVVYLVISAAAFFIGAIWIGRLLNPLFVQLVNHMRTRGQVLLSALFFALILSYISATIHLEAILGAFAAGLVLAETEKREELQRQVAPVADVLMPVFFVIVGARTDISVLNPFVPENREGLIMASFLIVVAIVGKVLTGLGVFGQPGINRLAIGVGMVPRGEVGLVFAAIGAATGALSDALNAAIIVMVILTTFLAPPLLRWAFSLSEESATTDPASLSGNISEPVLVESERLQSELVKPEIQ
- a CDS encoding POTRA domain-containing protein, producing the protein MTVPDASTIPAPPPQKPATPDKPVGSGLVVTATDVQIVGADPELQQVIRNTIKTQPGGQTSKSQLDQDVAEILDTGLFANASVSSRPDANGLNVVFTVEPIVVREVRLSGAQALTQPVAEDLFKPQLGATVSPSELTQAVQRINQWYAQSGYTLARVITLEPTREGVVIITVAEGLVGDVQIRFVNKQGKPVDEKGQPVTHRTQEGFVRDNIKLQPGQIFREDVVRQDLRRVK
- a CDS encoding BamA/TamA family outer membrane protein, whose amino-acid sequence is MLEIKLPNGSRVRERRVGGGADLSYPLNPEWMGTLGVNYTNISMRDRKGNVFAVDREGNPLTLSGTGIDDLTTVSFAATRDQRDNPVNPGNGSFITLKTEQSIPIGRGEILGNRLEANYAQYIPTDLIKGLKGDQPQVFAFNVQAGTVLGDLPPYNAFVLGGTDSVRGYDFGEVGLSRSYVLASAEYRFPIYRFIGGVVFVDAATDLGSQDGVPGEPGIKRDRPGSGFGTGLGLRITSPIGIIRADFGINNGGDTQFHFGFGQKF
- a CDS encoding serine/threonine protein kinase encodes the protein MDTLIGTSLQGGKYTLDEELGRGGFGITFKATHHFLGHVVVIKTLNEGLRKDPNYYDFQRKFQDEARRLALCNHPNIVRISDYFVEADRAYMVMDYIPGPTLEEVVFPNHPLPEAIAVLYMRQIASALKVVHQNGLLHRDIKPQNIILRHGTDQVVLIDFGIAREFKPGSMQTHTNLISTGYAPIEQYMAREKRTPATDVYGLAATLYSLLTAQVPVASILRDRQPMPAPRDLVPSLSAAVNQAVLRGMAIEVRHRPASIDEWLSLLPGNSAPVSVTRPPDSAPASLPNRTGATVPLIPRHPTPQQTEPIIQPGSGAIQGRSPVIPAPRSSRFGPLSILVGLSALTLVGVTATALFFKGGQEQQPIVEQTNPAPSPSSITESPKPAPIKPSPSPSPSPQASQPTEEPTPPPDEKPAQPKPEDGSQSTQPIRGFPTGSSEGEIKATLGEPTSTNNGVWDNTRTALYEQSPNVTLGYIYDRATSKVRQTEASFAPSVDSLQMQVALNGMMGSQAPANVLDGLKKVARRQQNEYTFSTGNLKGIIQRNAQDRIYVAVWDADLHD